From one Planktothrix agardhii NIES-204 genomic stretch:
- a CDS encoding amino acid permease-associated region, producing MSDAKSPSLKREIGLLGAIGMGLGSIIGTGVFVSIGIAAGLTGTSVILALILAALVAICNGLNSAQLAANHPVSGGTYEYGYKYLNPGLGFIAGWMFLLAKTASAATAALGFSGYLIQLFGWSPTLLIPIALLIVILLTAIVFNGIRRSNTVNLVILSITLFSLLFFIFSGLPILFSATGINNLVPFFPTTQSAIPNLLQATALMFVAYTGYGRIATMGEEVKHPEKTIPQAIIITLLISMLLYLGVALVAVGVLGSQELSLASLTAAPLEQVANKFALPGSSLVITLGAMTAMLGVLLNLILGLSRVVFAMGKRHDMSRVLAQLNSTQTTPTFAVIAVGIAIALLVLIGNVKTTWSFSAFTVLIYYLITNLAALKLTPEERLYPSLLTYIGLISCLFLAFWIEPKIWLLGLGLMIVGWIGRMIIRYPTEH from the coding sequence ATGTCTGATGCGAAATCTCCATCTCTCAAGCGAGAAATTGGACTTTTAGGGGCGATTGGAATGGGGTTAGGTTCTATTATTGGAACCGGAGTTTTTGTGAGTATTGGAATTGCCGCCGGACTTACAGGAACCTCGGTGATTTTAGCCCTCATACTTGCCGCCTTGGTAGCTATTTGTAATGGATTAAATAGCGCCCAACTGGCTGCCAATCATCCCGTAAGTGGGGGAACCTATGAATATGGTTATAAATATTTGAATCCGGGGTTAGGGTTTATTGCTGGTTGGATGTTTCTGTTAGCTAAAACAGCTTCCGCAGCCACGGCTGCCTTGGGATTTTCCGGTTATCTGATTCAACTATTCGGATGGAGTCCCACTCTATTAATTCCCATTGCACTGCTAATTGTTATTCTGTTGACTGCGATTGTTTTTAATGGAATTCGTCGCTCTAATACGGTTAATTTGGTGATTCTTTCAATCACATTATTTTCATTATTATTCTTTATTTTTTCGGGTTTACCGATATTATTTTCTGCCACGGGAATAAATAATCTTGTTCCCTTTTTTCCTACCACCCAATCGGCTATTCCTAATCTCCTGCAAGCCACGGCATTAATGTTTGTTGCCTATACCGGATATGGACGAATTGCCACGATGGGAGAGGAAGTAAAGCATCCAGAAAAAACCATTCCTCAAGCTATTATTATTACCCTATTAATTTCTATGCTGCTCTATTTAGGGGTAGCATTAGTAGCAGTAGGCGTTTTAGGATCTCAGGAATTAAGTTTAGCAAGTTTAACGGCTGCTCCCTTAGAACAGGTTGCCAATAAATTCGCCCTACCCGGCAGTAGTTTAGTCATTACATTAGGAGCAATGACAGCCATGTTAGGGGTATTATTAAACTTAATTTTAGGATTATCCCGGGTTGTATTTGCCATGGGAAAACGTCACGATATGTCCCGAGTATTGGCTCAACTTAATTCAACTCAAACCACTCCGACTTTTGCGGTGATTGCCGTTGGAATTGCGATCGCACTTTTAGTCTTAATTGGTAATGTCAAAACCACTTGGTCATTTAGTGCTTTTACCGTTTTAATTTATTATTTAATCACCAATTTAGCTGCCCTAAAACTCACCCCGGAAGAACGGCTTTACCCCTCCCTATTAACCTATATTGGCTTAATTTCCTGCTTGTTTTTAGCCTTCTGGATTGAGCCTAAAATTTGGTTATTGGGATTAGGATTAATGATAGTCGGTTGGATAGGGCGAATGATTATTCGCTATCCAACAGAACATTGA
- a CDS encoding short-chain dehydrogenase/reductase SDR, which yields MNNKVAVIVGATGGIGSAVARKLAQMGTKLVLVARNSSQLQALATELAPTELLIVPTDITDPQQVESLFQKTTDYFGQIDILVNAAGAGILKQWNKIEPADLDVMLDLNLKGSVYTCQAAANIMKQQKSGHICNVVGILGKHSMAMSSAYCASKFGLVGFSKCFADEVRRYGIKVTLFYFGGVDTSFWDNVSLKVDRSKMLSAETAANSIMFALAAEPQAVPMEINIQPESHLFF from the coding sequence ATGAACAATAAAGTTGCTGTGATTGTGGGCGCCACCGGAGGAATTGGGTCGGCCGTAGCCAGAAAATTGGCCCAAATGGGAACAAAACTGGTCTTAGTCGCTAGAAATAGCAGTCAATTGCAAGCCTTGGCGACGGAGTTAGCCCCAACGGAACTGTTAATTGTCCCAACGGATATCACCGACCCCCAACAAGTCGAGAGTTTATTCCAAAAAACCACCGATTATTTCGGTCAAATTGATATTTTAGTGAATGCGGCGGGGGCGGGAATTTTAAAACAATGGAATAAAATTGAACCTGCTGATTTAGATGTTATGTTAGATCTAAATTTAAAAGGATCGGTCTATACCTGTCAAGCTGCTGCTAATATTATGAAGCAACAAAAATCAGGACATATCTGTAATGTTGTCGGAATTTTAGGGAAACATTCCATGGCAATGTCTAGTGCCTATTGTGCTTCTAAATTTGGTTTAGTCGGTTTTAGTAAATGTTTTGCGGATGAAGTCAGACGCTATGGAATTAAAGTCACCCTATTTTATTTTGGTGGTGTCGATACCTCTTTTTGGGATAATGTCAGTTTAAAAGTTGACCGCTCAAAAATGTTGAGTGCAGAAACTGCTGCTAATTCTATTATGTTTGCCTTAGCCGCCGAACCTCAAGCGGTGCCGATGGAAATTAATATTCAACCGGAAAGCCATTTATTCTTTTAA
- a CDS encoding 4-hydroxyphenylpyruvate dioxygenase produces the protein MEFDHIHFYVQDAKRTRDWFIHNLGFQGIGNRNLGHTQTEIVYHGSVYFLLSSPLTIESPITKFLQLHPSGVADIAFQVKDLELRLEQLVKQGVRVISPLKSQDYLGGQLKWLTLEGWQGLRHTLVEQIGTIPGKAIPGFLDIIPISYPDILTIDHVVLNVQSGNLKTAISWYQNHLGFQPKQSFDIQTERSGLQSQVMVHSQGKVQFPINEPASKNSQIQEFLDINRGSGIQHIALRTSNLVQTVNCLKQRGLSFLTVPDEYYLQLQKRWINQPLFVNWEELKAHQILADWEALNSEAMLLQIFSQPIFEKPTFFLEFIERKFCTIEGKIRQAKGFGEGNFRALFEAIEQEQIKRTNQNNS, from the coding sequence ATGGAGTTTGATCATATCCATTTCTATGTTCAAGATGCCAAACGAACACGGGACTGGTTTATTCACAATCTAGGATTTCAAGGAATTGGCAATCGCAACCTTGGTCATACCCAAACAGAAATTGTTTATCATGGTTCAGTCTATTTCCTATTATCTTCGCCTTTAACTATTGAGAGTCCTATCACCAAATTTTTGCAATTACATCCGTCGGGAGTTGCAGACATTGCCTTTCAAGTTAAAGATTTAGAATTGAGACTTGAACAGCTTGTTAAACAAGGAGTTAGGGTGATTTCTCCCTTGAAATCTCAGGACTATTTAGGAGGACAATTAAAATGGTTAACCCTAGAAGGATGGCAGGGTTTACGTCATACTTTAGTTGAACAAATAGGAACAATACCCGGTAAAGCTATTCCTGGTTTTCTCGATATTATTCCTATCTCTTACCCCGATATACTTACCATCGATCATGTTGTTTTAAATGTACAATCAGGTAATTTAAAAACAGCAATTTCTTGGTATCAAAATCATTTGGGATTTCAACCCAAACAAAGTTTTGATATTCAAACAGAACGCTCTGGATTACAAAGTCAAGTTATGGTTCATTCCCAAGGTAAAGTGCAGTTTCCCATCAATGAACCCGCATCTAAAAATTCTCAGATTCAAGAATTTTTGGACATCAATCGAGGATCGGGGATTCAACATATTGCCCTAAGAACCTCTAATTTAGTCCAAACAGTTAATTGTTTAAAACAAAGAGGATTATCTTTTTTAACAGTTCCAGATGAATATTATCTGCAATTACAAAAACGGTGGATTAATCAACCCTTATTTGTGAATTGGGAAGAATTAAAAGCCCACCAAATCCTAGCAGATTGGGAAGCATTAAACTCGGAAGCGATGCTATTACAAATTTTTAGCCAACCTATTTTTGAAAAACCGACATTTTTCTTGGAATTTATTGAACGAAAGTTTTGTACTATCGAAGGTAAAATTAGACAGGCTAAAGGGTTTGGAGAAGGTAATTTTAGAGCCTTATTCGAAGCTATAGAGCAGGAACAAATTAAACGCACCAATCAAAATAATTCCTAA
- the queA gene encoding S-adenosylmethionine:tRNA ribosyltransferase-isomerase, which yields MDQLDYQLESYNYELPEERIAQNPVVPRDNSRLLVVDSPDSHRHCLFKDLPEFLRPGDLLVLNNTRVLPARLYGHKSSGAEVEVLLLEEKQHHCWLALVKPGKKFKPGSVIEFELNPTSKNNFNCERLQATVLETDEETGGRLLKFEIPPGKSLIPFLEAFGNIPFPPYLTETEALPEQYQTIYAERSGAVAAPTAGLHFTEELFQRLQLKGIDQVFLTLHVGVGTFRPVEVDNIIDHQMHGEWIEVPAETFEKIAKTKASGGRVIAVGTTSARALEGAAVALANATETPQKSTFTGYCGKTDIFIYPGYQWQIINGLITNFHLPKSSLLMLVSALIGRKRLLNLYQQVLEEPANEFGQQYRFYSFGDAMFIAPESVL from the coding sequence ATGGATCAGTTAGATTATCAGTTAGAAAGCTATAACTATGAACTACCAGAAGAAAGGATCGCTCAAAATCCTGTTGTACCAAGGGATAACTCCCGTTTACTGGTTGTAGATTCTCCCGACTCCCATCGTCATTGTCTATTTAAAGATTTACCCGAATTTCTCAGACCTGGGGATTTACTGGTACTTAATAATACCCGTGTACTTCCGGCTCGTCTGTATGGACATAAAAGTAGTGGGGCAGAGGTGGAGGTATTACTACTAGAAGAAAAACAGCATCATTGCTGGTTAGCTTTAGTTAAACCGGGTAAAAAATTTAAACCGGGTTCTGTAATTGAGTTTGAACTGAATCCTACCTCAAAAAATAATTTTAATTGCGAAAGATTGCAGGCGACGGTATTAGAAACCGATGAAGAAACTGGGGGAAGGTTATTAAAATTTGAAATCCCACCTGGGAAGTCTTTAATTCCGTTTTTAGAAGCCTTTGGTAATATTCCTTTTCCTCCATATTTGACGGAAACCGAAGCCTTACCGGAACAATATCAAACGATTTATGCAGAACGTTCCGGGGCCGTCGCCGCACCGACTGCGGGGTTACATTTCACTGAAGAATTATTTCAGCGTTTACAATTAAAAGGAATTGATCAAGTTTTTTTAACTTTGCACGTTGGAGTTGGAACTTTTCGACCCGTTGAAGTAGATAATATTATCGACCATCAAATGCACGGAGAATGGATTGAAGTTCCGGCGGAAACCTTTGAAAAAATCGCAAAAACCAAGGCATCCGGGGGGAGAGTTATTGCCGTTGGTACAACTTCTGCACGGGCATTAGAAGGGGCTGCGGTCGCCCTTGCTAACGCCACAGAAACCCCCCAAAAATCAACGTTTACAGGCTATTGCGGGAAAACTGATATTTTTATCTATCCTGGGTATCAATGGCAGATTATTAATGGATTAATTACCAATTTTCACTTACCTAAATCCAGTTTATTGATGTTGGTTTCAGCCTTAATTGGACGAAAAAGGTTGTTAAATTTATATCAACAGGTCTTAGAAGAACCTGCTAATGAGTTTGGACAACAATATCGCTTTTATTCCTTTGGAGATGCGATGTTTATTGCGCCTGAAAGTGTTTTATAG
- a CDS encoding pentapeptide repeat-containing protein, giving the protein MARFRRTNLTNAILEGAYAYNAEFEGAIIEGADFTDVMLRKDSLKTLCKVATGTNPVTGRNTRDTLYKLIDCKKTAILPQVFSKNNY; this is encoded by the coding sequence ATGGCTCGTTTTAGGCGCACCAACTTAACCAACGCGATTCTCGAAGGAGCCTATGCCTATAATGCCGAATTTGAAGGGGCAATTATCGAAGGGGCTGATTTCACCGATGTGATGTTACGCAAAGATTCCCTAAAAACCCTCTGCAAAGTGGCAACGGGAACTAACCCCGTCACCGGACGCAACACCCGGGATACCCTCTATAAATTGATTGACTGTAAAAAAACGGCCATATTACCACAAGTGTTCTCAAAAAACAATTATTGA
- a CDS encoding extracellular solute-binding protein: MNKITRRGFLTLGTALAVVAAVGLSPMKRSQANPQVLNIYSARHYDTDNQIYENFTKKTGIKVNLVEGKAEEMVERIKSEGANSPADILITVDAGNLWRAQQQGIFQPISSGILNQAIPANLKEPNGHWFGFSKRARVIVYNKAKVNPAQLSTYEDLANPKWKGKIVIRSSNNIYNQSLVASMIGDNGATPTENWVKGFVPNFARPPEGNDVAQIKAVASGAGQLTLVNTYYLARLIASPKPDEKAIASKVGLFFPNQRAQGTHTNISGAGVIKTSPNKAGAIQFLEHLASPEAQKIFSQSGFEYPAVAGVPVSPVLLGFGTFKSNPINVAAYGKFNPQAIQIMDRAGWK; encoded by the coding sequence ATGAACAAAATCACTAGACGTGGGTTTCTCACCCTGGGAACAGCCTTAGCTGTAGTTGCCGCGGTTGGACTTAGCCCGATGAAGCGATCGCAAGCTAACCCCCAAGTGTTAAATATTTACTCCGCCCGTCACTACGATACTGATAATCAGATCTATGAAAATTTCACTAAAAAAACCGGAATTAAAGTCAATCTGGTGGAAGGAAAAGCGGAGGAAATGGTAGAACGGATTAAGAGCGAAGGCGCTAATAGTCCGGCAGATATTCTAATTACCGTTGATGCGGGAAACCTTTGGAGAGCGCAACAACAGGGAATTTTTCAACCGATTTCTTCAGGAATTTTAAATCAAGCAATTCCGGCCAATTTAAAAGAACCAAATGGTCATTGGTTTGGGTTTTCCAAACGGGCGAGGGTGATTGTTTATAATAAAGCTAAGGTTAATCCGGCTCAACTTTCTACTTATGAAGATTTAGCCAATCCTAAATGGAAAGGAAAAATTGTGATTCGTTCCTCTAATAATATCTACAATCAATCTTTAGTCGCTTCCATGATTGGAGATAATGGAGCAACTCCTACGGAAAACTGGGTAAAAGGATTTGTACCTAATTTTGCCAGACCCCCAGAAGGAAATGACGTGGCTCAAATTAAAGCGGTGGCTTCGGGTGCAGGGCAATTAACCTTGGTGAATACCTATTATTTAGCTCGTTTAATTGCTTCTCCAAAACCTGATGAAAAAGCGATCGCCAGTAAAGTAGGTTTATTTTTTCCCAACCAAAGAGCCCAGGGAACCCACACAAATATTAGTGGGGCTGGAGTGATTAAAACTTCTCCTAATAAGGCGGGAGCAATTCAATTTTTAGAGCATTTAGCAAGTCCTGAAGCTCAAAAGATTTTTTCTCAAAGTGGTTTTGAATATCCAGCCGTGGCGGGTGTTCCCGTGTCTCCAGTTCTCTTGGGTTTTGGCACATTTAAAAGTAATCCGATCAATGTTGCAGCCTACGGAAAATTCAATCCCCAGGCGATTCAAATTATGGATCGTGCCGGTTGGAAATAA
- a CDS encoding hypothetical protein (GTP-binding protein Era homolog): MDGSEGVIIPLPPEGYKSGFVGIIGRPNVGKSTLMNQMVGQKIAITSPVAQTTRNRLRGILTKAQAQIIFVDTPGIHKPHHQLGKVLVQNAKLAISSVDVLLLVVDGSVEAGGGDRYIIELLEQVKIPVILGMNKLDQQPEDTVIIDRSYGQLSQPYEWPVVKFSALTGDGVNDLQQLLIDRLDPGPYYYPPDLVTDQPERFIIGELIREQILLNTREEVPHSVAISVDRVEEDPKITRILATIHVERPSQKGILIGHQGSMLKTIGSDARQQIQKLIDGKVYLELFVKVQPKWRQSRSQLADLGYQVE, encoded by the coding sequence ATGGATGGGTCTGAAGGTGTAATAATTCCCTTACCGCCAGAGGGATATAAGTCGGGGTTTGTCGGAATTATTGGCCGCCCGAATGTGGGGAAATCAACATTAATGAATCAGATGGTAGGTCAAAAAATCGCCATTACTTCCCCCGTAGCTCAAACGACGCGCAACCGTCTGCGGGGGATTCTGACCAAGGCTCAGGCCCAAATTATTTTTGTCGATACCCCCGGAATTCATAAACCCCATCATCAATTGGGTAAGGTTTTGGTACAAAATGCTAAGTTGGCGATTTCGTCCGTTGATGTTCTGTTGTTGGTGGTAGATGGGTCTGTGGAGGCTGGAGGGGGCGATCGCTATATTATTGAGTTACTCGAGCAAGTCAAAATTCCGGTAATTCTGGGGATGAATAAACTGGATCAACAGCCGGAGGATACGGTAATTATTGACCGGAGTTATGGCCAACTCTCCCAACCTTATGAATGGCCTGTAGTTAAGTTCTCAGCATTAACCGGGGATGGTGTCAATGATTTGCAACAATTATTAATAGATCGTTTAGATCCTGGCCCCTATTATTATCCCCCGGATTTAGTTACCGATCAACCGGAACGCTTCATTATCGGAGAACTGATTCGAGAACAGATTTTACTCAATACCCGCGAAGAAGTCCCCCATTCCGTAGCGATTTCCGTTGACCGGGTGGAAGAAGACCCTAAAATTACTCGGATTTTAGCGACTATTCATGTTGAGCGTCCTTCCCAAAAAGGGATTTTAATTGGCCATCAGGGCAGTATGTTGAAAACTATTGGCAGTGATGCCCGCCAACAAATTCAAAAGTTGATTGATGGTAAGGTCTATTTGGAGTTATTTGTCAAAGTGCAACCGAAATGGCGTCAGTCCCGCAGTCAGTTGGCGGATTTAGGCTATCAAGTTGAATAG